The Salinirubrum litoreum genome segment TAACAAATGTACCCTTGTTATTCTACTGTGACGTGCCGCACTGGGAAGATTTATTAAATACTCGGGGCAGGATCCACGTATGTCGACGCCAGACCACGTGAACGACTCCGTAGAGTTCGCCGTCGAGAACATCGGGGGCATCGACGAGACCGAACTCACACTGCAACCGGGGGTCACGGTTCTCTCGGGCGAGAACGCGACGAACAGGACGTCGTTCCTCCAGTCGGTCATGGCCGCGATGGGAAGCCAGAACGCGACGCTGAAAGGCGACGCCGAGGAGGGATCCGTTCGGTTGCACACGGACGGTGAGACGTACGAGCGAACCCTCTCCCGTACCGGTGGGGACGTCCGGTTCTCCGGTGAGAGCTATCTGGAAGACCCCGACGTGGCTGATCTCTTCGCGTTCTTGCTCGAGTACAACGAGGCCAGGCGGTCGGTGGCCCGGGGCGACGACCTCCGTGACGTCATCATGCGGCCCGTCGACACAGACGCCATCGAGGCGGAGATCAACCGCCTCGAAGCCGAGAAGGCGGAGATCACCGACGAACTGGAACGGATCGAGTCCCGGAAGCGGGACCTCCCGGACCTCGAGCGACGACGGAACTCGCTCCGCGAGAAGATCGAAGCCGAGCGAGCGGCCCTCGCCGAGAAGGAAGCCGAGATCGACGAGAGTGGTCACGACGTTCGAGAGAGTCGTCGTGAACAGGAGAAACTCGAGTCGCACCTCGACGACTTACGGGAGACGCGCTCGGATCTCGAGTCGCTTCGACGTCAGATCGACGCCCGCGAGAAGAGTCTACGCTCGTTGAAACAGGAACGAAGCGACCTCACGGAGGAACTCGAAGACCTTCCCGAGACGGAGCCGGGAGCAGTAGAGCACCTCGAAGACGAGATCGCGCGCCTGCGAACCCGCAGACAGACTCTGAACAACGACATCTCCGACCTGCAGCGCCTCGTGCAGTACAACGAGGAACGGTTGGAGTCCGGCGACTACAACGTGTTGGACGAGACGGACGCGGAGGGGCCCGATGCCGACGGATCGGTCACCGACCAGTTGCTCGACGACGAGCAGTCCGTCGTCTGCTGGACCTGTGGCTCGACGGTCGAGCGCGACCAGATCACCGATACCGTCGACCGACTCACGTCGCTCCGCGAAGAGAAACTGGCCGAACTCTCGGAGGTGAAAACAGACCTTGAGTCACTCAAGAGCGACAAGCGGGAGGCGGAGGACCGACGGCGACGGCGACGAGAGATCGAGAACAGACTCGACGAGGTGGCCGAGGAACTCGACCAGCGGACGGAGCAACTCGAGCATCTCAGAGAGCGTCGTGCGGAGCGCACCCAGGACGTCGAGCGCCTCGAATCTGCCGTCGAGGAACTCGAGTCGGACGACTTCGAGGAGATTCTCGACCTCCACCGCGAGGCCAACCAACTCGAGTTCGAGGTCGACCGACTCGAGTCGACCCTCGACGACGTGACCGACGAGATCAGCGAGATAGAGGCCTCGATCGAACGCGCCGAGGAACTCCGGGCAGACCGGGAGGCGGTTGTCGAGACGCTCGAGGACAAGCGGACCAAGGTCGCCCAGATAGAGAACGAGGCCGTCGAGGCCTTCAACGAGCACATGGCGGCCGTTCTGGACATCCTTGGCTACGACAACCTCGATCGCGTGTGGATCGAGCGCGTCGAGCAGCAGGTTCGTGAGGGCCGTCGGACGGTCGAGAAGGCGGGCTTCGAACTCCACATCGTCCGATCCACGGAGAACGGCGCAGCCTACCGGGACACCGTCGATCACCTCTCGGAGAGCGAACGGGAGGTGGTCGGCCTCGTCTTCGCGCTGGCGGGCTATCTCGTCCACGACCTCCACGAGACGGTCCCGTTCATGCTCCTCGACTCCCTGGAGGCCATCGACTCCGACCGCATCGCGGCACTGGTCGACTACTTCGCCGACACCACAGAGTTCCTCGTCATCGCGCTGCTGGACGAAGACGCACAGGCGCTCGACGAGGAGTACGACCACGTGACGGCCATCTGAGCCCGGTAGGCTTTTTTCCCCGAGATCCGAACCTTCGGGTGACCGATGACCACGCCGACAGACGACCGACCTCGGAGCAAGGTGGCCAGACTCATCGAGGAGTACGGTCTCGACGGACTCGGAGCGGAACTGGAGGCACGGTGGACGGACGACGGCGACGACCGCCTGAGTCTCCGGGACCTCGCAGACTACTTCAACCGGCGACTCCTCGATGCCGCGCTCCGTGACACGGGACGGGCCACCCTCGACACCGACGTAGCCTCCGCGTATCGGACGCTCACCGACGACGACGTCGGCCGGGGGGTCCGGACGGACACGCGGACCGCACTCGCCGAGGAGGGAGTCGACGTCGACGCCCTCGAACGGGACTTCGTCACCTATCAGGCGATTCGAACCTACCTGACGGAGTGGCGCGACGCGGCGTACGAACACCCCTCCGACGAGACGAAGCGAGCCAACGACCGGGAGAGCATCCAGCGCCTGCTCACGCGCACGCTGTCGGTGACGGAAGACCGTCTGGCGAAGTTGCGTGACACCGATCGAATCGCCGCCGAGGAGTTCGAGGTGTTCGTCGACGCGCAGGTACTCTGTCAGCAGTGTGGGACCCAGTACGCCGTCGCCGAGTTCATCGACAACCGTGGGTGTGACTGCCTGCAGACCGAGCACCC includes the following:
- a CDS encoding archaea-specific SMC-related protein; this encodes MSTPDHVNDSVEFAVENIGGIDETELTLQPGVTVLSGENATNRTSFLQSVMAAMGSQNATLKGDAEEGSVRLHTDGETYERTLSRTGGDVRFSGESYLEDPDVADLFAFLLEYNEARRSVARGDDLRDVIMRPVDTDAIEAEINRLEAEKAEITDELERIESRKRDLPDLERRRNSLREKIEAERAALAEKEAEIDESGHDVRESRREQEKLESHLDDLRETRSDLESLRRQIDAREKSLRSLKQERSDLTEELEDLPETEPGAVEHLEDEIARLRTRRQTLNNDISDLQRLVQYNEERLESGDYNVLDETDAEGPDADGSVTDQLLDDEQSVVCWTCGSTVERDQITDTVDRLTSLREEKLAELSEVKTDLESLKSDKREAEDRRRRRREIENRLDEVAEELDQRTEQLEHLRERRAERTQDVERLESAVEELESDDFEEILDLHREANQLEFEVDRLESTLDDVTDEISEIEASIERAEELRADREAVVETLEDKRTKVAQIENEAVEAFNEHMAAVLDILGYDNLDRVWIERVEQQVREGRRTVEKAGFELHIVRSTENGAAYRDTVDHLSESEREVVGLVFALAGYLVHDLHETVPFMLLDSLEAIDSDRIAALVDYFADTTEFLVIALLDEDAQALDEEYDHVTAI
- the rdfA gene encoding rod-determining factor RdfA, producing the protein MTTPTDDRPRSKVARLIEEYGLDGLGAELEARWTDDGDDRLSLRDLADYFNRRLLDAALRDTGRATLDTDVASAYRTLTDDDVGRGVRTDTRTALAEEGVDVDALERDFVTYQAIRTYLTEWRDAAYEHPSDETKRANDRESIQRLLTRTLSVTEDRLAKLRDTDRIAAEEFEVFVDAQVLCQQCGTQYAVAEFIDNRGCDCLQTEHPSD